From the Primulina tabacum isolate GXHZ01 chromosome 3, ASM2559414v2, whole genome shotgun sequence genome, one window contains:
- the LOC142539470 gene encoding K(+) efflux antiporter 2, chloroplastic-like isoform X1 → MMDVAYHISQPNVTHRGEVASCRVQENLNMSTILKDNGFSCKLLRNMRLLPKDYLRKKLKKSVLCTGRIRIFGNPWLWYSYANGHPFYSCGPIFKMSKHVSLPHCQGNDSIAYVNDNARDIELIDSGNNGASLVSDVSKERSGKEEIESLGSDELKELLQKALKDLEVARSNSIMFEEKAQSISEAAIALKDEAVKAWDDVNISLGNIQDIVNEEAIAKEGVHKAMTRLSLAEVKLQTAVDSLKILKENNDSPQELRESASDDENGVKQSSSSTEDEETFLAAKDEIRECRNHLDNCDFQLKRLQNRKEESQKELDRLNDVAEQAQIRVSKAEEDVTNIMLLAEQAVSCELKATQNVDDADIALQRAVKKLASSKGDAVDSAAEDRIAEEISQEKSEDGILEEQEVLAEVAEILEPLPRGQSEELILSDPSDRENEKLSLDIPKDPEADTEKLKTIKSKIQEIQKEATREGSPLTSPKALIKKSSRFFSASFFSSIEGDEFTPASVFHVLVESARKQLPKLVFGSLLVGAGFAFYIQRGGRVAQLFQQPDIISTSVDEVSATAKPLVPRIEQLRHKMKKLVKMLPHQEINEEEASLFDMLWLLLASVIFVPLFLKIPGGSPVLGYLAAGILIGPYGLSIIHNVHETKAIAEFGVVFLLFNIGLELSVERLSSMKKYVFGLGSAQVLVTAVVAGLLAHFVAGQPSPAAIVIGNGLALSSTAVVLQVLQERGESTSRHGRATFSVLLFQDLAVVVLLILIPLLSPSSSKGGVGFQAIAEALGLAAIKAVVAISAIIAGGRLLLRPIYKQIAENQNAEIFSANTLLVILGTSLLTARAGLSMALGAFLAGLLLAETEFSLQVESDIAPYRGLLLGLFFMTVGMSIDPKLLVSNFPVVTGALGLLIVGKTILVVLVGRIFGISIVSAIRVGLLLAPGGEFAFVAFGEAVNQGIMSTQMSSLLFLVVGISMALTPWLAAGGQLIASRFELHDVRSLLPVESETDDLRDHIIICGFGRVGQIIAQLLSERLIPFVALDVRSDRVAVGRALDLPVYFGDAGSREVLHKIGAERACAAAVTLDSPGANYRTVWALSKYFPNVKTFVRAHDVDHGLNLEKAGATAVVPETLEPSLQLAAAVLAQAKLQTSEIAAAINEFRSRHLSELTELCEASGSSLGYGFTRVSKTKPQPSDSSDENQFNGGALAI, encoded by the exons ATGATGGAtgttgcataccatatatctcAACCCAATGTGACTCACCGTGGTGAAGTTGCAAGTTGCAGGGTACAGGAAAACTTAAATATGTCGACGATCTTAAAAGATAATGGTTTTAGTTGTAAGTTGTTAAGAAATATGAGACTACTTCCTAAAGATTATTTACGGAAGAAATTGAAGAAAAGCGTTTTGTGCACAGGACGTATAAGAATTTTTGGCAATCCCTGGTTGTGGTATAGTTATGCCAATGGTCATCCATTTTACAGCTGTGGccctatttttaaaatgtcaaAGCATGTTAGTTTGCCTCATTGTCAGGGGAATGATTCGATTGCTTATGTAAATGATAATGCTAGAGACATTGAATTGATTGATAGTGGCAATAATGGAGCTAGCCTTGTGTCTGATGTTTCCAAAGAAAGATCAGGGAAAGAAGAAATTGAGAGTCTTGGTTCGGATGAATTGAAGGAGCTGCTCCAGAAGGCACTGAAAGATTTGGAAGTTGCGAGGTCTAATAGTATCATGTTTGAGGAAAAAGCCCAGAGTATATCAGAAGCTGCTATAGCACTTAAAGATGAAGCTGTAAAGGCTTGGGACGACGTAAATATTTCTCTTGGTAATATTCAAGATATAGTGAATGAAGAGGCTATTGCTAAGGAAGGCGTTCATAAAGCAATGACACGCCTTTCTTTGGCTGAGGTAAAACTCCAAACGGCAGTTGATTCACTGAAAATCCTGAAAGAGAACAACGATTCTCCTCAAGAATTGAGAGAAAGTGCTTCAGATGATGAAAATGGagtcaaacaatcaagttcgtCGACGGAAGATGAGGAAACATTTTTGGCAGCCAAGGATGAAATAAGAGAGTGTCGCAATCATTTAGACAATTGTGATTTTCAGCTCAAAAGGTTACAAAACAGGAAAGAGGAGTCGCAAAAGGAATTGGACAGGCTGAACGATGTTGCAGAGCAGGCACAGATTAGAGTGTCTAAAGCAGAGGAAGATGTTACAAACATCATGCTTCTTGCCGAGCAAGCAGTTTCGTGTGAACTGAAGGCCACACAAAACGTTGATGATGCTGATATTGCATTACAGAGAGCCGTAAAGAAACTTGCCTCTTCCAAGGGTGATGCTGTAGATTCTGCAGCTGAGGACAGAATTGCTGAAGAGATATCTCAAGAAAAATCTGAAGACGGCATTCTTGAGGAACAAGAAGTGCTAGCTGAAGTTGCTGAGATACTTGAACCTTTACCACGTGGCCAGTCAGAGGAACTAATCTTGTCAGATCCGAGTGACAGAGAGAACGAAAAGTTGAGCCTGGACATTCCAAAAGACCCTGAAGCAGATACAGAGAAGTTGAAAACAATTAAAAGTAAGATACAGGAAATACAGAAAGAAGCAACAAGAGAGGGTTCACCTTTGACCTCTCCAAAAGCATTGATAAAAAAATCCTCTCGTTTCTTTTCAGCCTCATTTTTCTCTTCTATAGAGGGGGATGAGTTCACGCCAGCTTCAGTTTTTCACGTTCTTGTAGAGTCTGCTAGAAAGCAACTTCCAAAGTTGGTGTTTGGGTCCCTACTTGTTGGAGCTGG TTTTGCCTTCTATATCCAACGGGGTGGAAGGGTTGCTCAGCTATTTCAGCAGCCAGATATTATCAGTACCAGTGTTGATGAAGTATCAGCTACTGCAAAGCCTCTAGTTCCACGCATTGAACAGCTTCGCCATAAAATGAAGAAACTGGTCAAAATGCTTCCTCACCAAGAG ATAAATGAGGAGGAAGCTTCCTTATTTGACATGCTGTGGTTACTACTTGCCAGTGTTATATTCGTACCACTTTTCCTGAAAATTCCTGGAG GCAGTCCTGTTCTTGGATACTTGGCTGCTGGAATCTTAATTGGACCGTATGGTCTATCTATTATCCATAATGTACACGAAACGAAGGCAATAGCTGAGTTTGGAGTTGTCTTCTTGTTATTCAATATTGGTCTTGAG CTCTCTGTTGAAAGGCTGAgttccatgaaaaaatatgttTTCGGATTGGGTTCTGCTCAG GTCTTGGTGACAGCTGTTGTTGCTGGCCTGTTAGCTCATTTTGTTGCTGGTCAGCCTAGTCCTGCTGCAATTGTCATTGGGAACGGCCTTGCATTATCTTCAACTGCTGTTGTCTTGCAG GTCCTGCAGGAACGTGGTGAGAGCACATCACGCCATGGCCGAGCCACTTTTTCTGTTTTACTCTTTCAG GACTTGGCTGTGGTAGTTTTGCTTATCCTGATTCCACTTTTATCACCAAGTTCATCTAAAGGAGGG GTTGGTTTCCAAGCCATTGCCGAAGCACTTGGATTGGCAGCCATCAAGGCAGTTGTAGCTATCTCAGCAATAATTGCTGGAGGCCGCTTG CTTCTTCGCCCGATTTATAAGCAAATTGCGGAGAATCAAAATGCAGAAATTTTTTCTGCAAATACTCTTCTTGTTATCCTGGGGACTAGTCTCCTAACTGCCAGG GCTGGCCTTTCCATGGCTTTGGGAGCATTTTTGGCTGGTTTGCTTTTAGCAGAAACCGAATTTTCATTGCAGGTTGAATCTGACATTGCTCCATACCGTGGTCTTCTATTGGGTCTCTTTTTCATGACG GTTGGGATGTCCATTGATCCAAAACTTCTAGTTTCTAACTTTCCAGTTGTTACTGGAGCATTAGGACTTCTAATAGTCGGCAAGACAATCTTGGTTGTGCTAGTTGGCAGGATTTTTGGCATTTCAATTGTATCAGCAATAAGAGTTGGTCTTCTACTTGCCCCGGGTGGAGAATTTGCCTTTGTAGCTTTTGGTGAAGCAGTTAATCAG GGTATAATGTCTACACAAATGTCGTCGTTGCTTTTTCTTGTGGTTGGAATTTCCATGGCCCTCACACCATGGTTAGCTGCTGGAGGCCAATTGATTGCCTCACGGTTTGAGCTACATGACGTCCGGAGTTTATTGCCTGTGGAAAGTGAG ACAGATGATTTGCGAGATCATATAATTATATGTGGTTTTGGACGAGTTGGTCAG ATTATAGCACAGCTTCTTTCTGAAAGATTAATTCCATTTGTTGCACTTGATGTCAGAAG CGACCGAGTTGCTGTTGGTCGAGCACTTGACCTTCCTGTATATTTTGGTGATGCTGGTAGTCGAGAG GTCCTTCACAAGATTGGAGCCGAAAGAGCATGTGCTGCGGCTGTAACTTTAGATAGTCCTGGAGCAAATTATAGAACAGTTTGGGCTCTGAGCAAGTATTTTCCCAATGTTAAAACATTTGTCCGTGCTCATGACGTTGATCATGGCCTCAACTTAGAAAAGGCTGGAGCAACAGCG GTTGTCCCCGAGACTTTGGAACCAAGTTTGCAGTTAGCAGCTGCTGTCCTTGCACAA GCTAAACTGCAGACGTCAGAGATAGCTGCTGCAATTAACGAGTTTAGATCCCGCCACCTATCTGAGCTTACTGAG CTTTGTGAGGCAAGTGGAAGCTCTCTTGGTTACGGATTTACTCGAGTTAGTAAAACGAAGCCTCAACCTTCAGACTCTTCCGACGAGAACCAATTCAATGGAGGAGCATTGGCAATATGA
- the LOC142539470 gene encoding K(+) efflux antiporter 2, chloroplastic-like isoform X2 — MMDVAYHISQPNVTHRGEVASCRVQENLNMSTILKDNGFSCKLLRNMRLLPKDYLRKKLKKSVLCTGRIRIFGNPWLWYSYANGHPFYSCGPIFKMSKHVSLPHCQGNDSIAYVNDNARDIELIDSGNNGASLVSDVSKERSGKEEIESLGSDELKELLQKALKDLEVARSNSIMFEEKAQSISEAAIALKDEAVKAWDDVNISLGNIQDIVNEEAIAKEGVHKAMTRLSLAEVKLQTAVDSLKILKENNDSPQELRESASDDENGVKQSSSSTEDEETFLAAKDEIRECRNHLDNCDFQLKRLQNRKEESQKELDRLNDVAEQAQIRVSKAEEDVTNIMLLAEQAVSCELKATQNVDDADIALQRAVKKLASSKGDAVDSAAEDRIAEEISQEKSEDGILEEQEVLAEVAEILEPLPRGQSEELILSDPSDRENEKLSLDIPKDPEADTEKLKTIKTSFFSSIEGDEFTPASVFHVLVESARKQLPKLVFGSLLVGAGFAFYIQRGGRVAQLFQQPDIISTSVDEVSATAKPLVPRIEQLRHKMKKLVKMLPHQEINEEEASLFDMLWLLLASVIFVPLFLKIPGGSPVLGYLAAGILIGPYGLSIIHNVHETKAIAEFGVVFLLFNIGLELSVERLSSMKKYVFGLGSAQVLVTAVVAGLLAHFVAGQPSPAAIVIGNGLALSSTAVVLQVLQERGESTSRHGRATFSVLLFQDLAVVVLLILIPLLSPSSSKGGVGFQAIAEALGLAAIKAVVAISAIIAGGRLLLRPIYKQIAENQNAEIFSANTLLVILGTSLLTARAGLSMALGAFLAGLLLAETEFSLQVESDIAPYRGLLLGLFFMTVGMSIDPKLLVSNFPVVTGALGLLIVGKTILVVLVGRIFGISIVSAIRVGLLLAPGGEFAFVAFGEAVNQGIMSTQMSSLLFLVVGISMALTPWLAAGGQLIASRFELHDVRSLLPVESETDDLRDHIIICGFGRVGQIIAQLLSERLIPFVALDVRSDRVAVGRALDLPVYFGDAGSREVLHKIGAERACAAAVTLDSPGANYRTVWALSKYFPNVKTFVRAHDVDHGLNLEKAGATAVVPETLEPSLQLAAAVLAQAKLQTSEIAAAINEFRSRHLSELTELCEASGSSLGYGFTRVSKTKPQPSDSSDENQFNGGALAI; from the exons ATGATGGAtgttgcataccatatatctcAACCCAATGTGACTCACCGTGGTGAAGTTGCAAGTTGCAGGGTACAGGAAAACTTAAATATGTCGACGATCTTAAAAGATAATGGTTTTAGTTGTAAGTTGTTAAGAAATATGAGACTACTTCCTAAAGATTATTTACGGAAGAAATTGAAGAAAAGCGTTTTGTGCACAGGACGTATAAGAATTTTTGGCAATCCCTGGTTGTGGTATAGTTATGCCAATGGTCATCCATTTTACAGCTGTGGccctatttttaaaatgtcaaAGCATGTTAGTTTGCCTCATTGTCAGGGGAATGATTCGATTGCTTATGTAAATGATAATGCTAGAGACATTGAATTGATTGATAGTGGCAATAATGGAGCTAGCCTTGTGTCTGATGTTTCCAAAGAAAGATCAGGGAAAGAAGAAATTGAGAGTCTTGGTTCGGATGAATTGAAGGAGCTGCTCCAGAAGGCACTGAAAGATTTGGAAGTTGCGAGGTCTAATAGTATCATGTTTGAGGAAAAAGCCCAGAGTATATCAGAAGCTGCTATAGCACTTAAAGATGAAGCTGTAAAGGCTTGGGACGACGTAAATATTTCTCTTGGTAATATTCAAGATATAGTGAATGAAGAGGCTATTGCTAAGGAAGGCGTTCATAAAGCAATGACACGCCTTTCTTTGGCTGAGGTAAAACTCCAAACGGCAGTTGATTCACTGAAAATCCTGAAAGAGAACAACGATTCTCCTCAAGAATTGAGAGAAAGTGCTTCAGATGATGAAAATGGagtcaaacaatcaagttcgtCGACGGAAGATGAGGAAACATTTTTGGCAGCCAAGGATGAAATAAGAGAGTGTCGCAATCATTTAGACAATTGTGATTTTCAGCTCAAAAGGTTACAAAACAGGAAAGAGGAGTCGCAAAAGGAATTGGACAGGCTGAACGATGTTGCAGAGCAGGCACAGATTAGAGTGTCTAAAGCAGAGGAAGATGTTACAAACATCATGCTTCTTGCCGAGCAAGCAGTTTCGTGTGAACTGAAGGCCACACAAAACGTTGATGATGCTGATATTGCATTACAGAGAGCCGTAAAGAAACTTGCCTCTTCCAAGGGTGATGCTGTAGATTCTGCAGCTGAGGACAGAATTGCTGAAGAGATATCTCAAGAAAAATCTGAAGACGGCATTCTTGAGGAACAAGAAGTGCTAGCTGAAGTTGCTGAGATACTTGAACCTTTACCACGTGGCCAGTCAGAGGAACTAATCTTGTCAGATCCGAGTGACAGAGAGAACGAAAAGTTGAGCCTGGACATTCCAAAAGACCCTGAAGCAGATACAGAGAAGTTGAAAACAATTAAAA CCTCATTTTTCTCTTCTATAGAGGGGGATGAGTTCACGCCAGCTTCAGTTTTTCACGTTCTTGTAGAGTCTGCTAGAAAGCAACTTCCAAAGTTGGTGTTTGGGTCCCTACTTGTTGGAGCTGG TTTTGCCTTCTATATCCAACGGGGTGGAAGGGTTGCTCAGCTATTTCAGCAGCCAGATATTATCAGTACCAGTGTTGATGAAGTATCAGCTACTGCAAAGCCTCTAGTTCCACGCATTGAACAGCTTCGCCATAAAATGAAGAAACTGGTCAAAATGCTTCCTCACCAAGAG ATAAATGAGGAGGAAGCTTCCTTATTTGACATGCTGTGGTTACTACTTGCCAGTGTTATATTCGTACCACTTTTCCTGAAAATTCCTGGAG GCAGTCCTGTTCTTGGATACTTGGCTGCTGGAATCTTAATTGGACCGTATGGTCTATCTATTATCCATAATGTACACGAAACGAAGGCAATAGCTGAGTTTGGAGTTGTCTTCTTGTTATTCAATATTGGTCTTGAG CTCTCTGTTGAAAGGCTGAgttccatgaaaaaatatgttTTCGGATTGGGTTCTGCTCAG GTCTTGGTGACAGCTGTTGTTGCTGGCCTGTTAGCTCATTTTGTTGCTGGTCAGCCTAGTCCTGCTGCAATTGTCATTGGGAACGGCCTTGCATTATCTTCAACTGCTGTTGTCTTGCAG GTCCTGCAGGAACGTGGTGAGAGCACATCACGCCATGGCCGAGCCACTTTTTCTGTTTTACTCTTTCAG GACTTGGCTGTGGTAGTTTTGCTTATCCTGATTCCACTTTTATCACCAAGTTCATCTAAAGGAGGG GTTGGTTTCCAAGCCATTGCCGAAGCACTTGGATTGGCAGCCATCAAGGCAGTTGTAGCTATCTCAGCAATAATTGCTGGAGGCCGCTTG CTTCTTCGCCCGATTTATAAGCAAATTGCGGAGAATCAAAATGCAGAAATTTTTTCTGCAAATACTCTTCTTGTTATCCTGGGGACTAGTCTCCTAACTGCCAGG GCTGGCCTTTCCATGGCTTTGGGAGCATTTTTGGCTGGTTTGCTTTTAGCAGAAACCGAATTTTCATTGCAGGTTGAATCTGACATTGCTCCATACCGTGGTCTTCTATTGGGTCTCTTTTTCATGACG GTTGGGATGTCCATTGATCCAAAACTTCTAGTTTCTAACTTTCCAGTTGTTACTGGAGCATTAGGACTTCTAATAGTCGGCAAGACAATCTTGGTTGTGCTAGTTGGCAGGATTTTTGGCATTTCAATTGTATCAGCAATAAGAGTTGGTCTTCTACTTGCCCCGGGTGGAGAATTTGCCTTTGTAGCTTTTGGTGAAGCAGTTAATCAG GGTATAATGTCTACACAAATGTCGTCGTTGCTTTTTCTTGTGGTTGGAATTTCCATGGCCCTCACACCATGGTTAGCTGCTGGAGGCCAATTGATTGCCTCACGGTTTGAGCTACATGACGTCCGGAGTTTATTGCCTGTGGAAAGTGAG ACAGATGATTTGCGAGATCATATAATTATATGTGGTTTTGGACGAGTTGGTCAG ATTATAGCACAGCTTCTTTCTGAAAGATTAATTCCATTTGTTGCACTTGATGTCAGAAG CGACCGAGTTGCTGTTGGTCGAGCACTTGACCTTCCTGTATATTTTGGTGATGCTGGTAGTCGAGAG GTCCTTCACAAGATTGGAGCCGAAAGAGCATGTGCTGCGGCTGTAACTTTAGATAGTCCTGGAGCAAATTATAGAACAGTTTGGGCTCTGAGCAAGTATTTTCCCAATGTTAAAACATTTGTCCGTGCTCATGACGTTGATCATGGCCTCAACTTAGAAAAGGCTGGAGCAACAGCG GTTGTCCCCGAGACTTTGGAACCAAGTTTGCAGTTAGCAGCTGCTGTCCTTGCACAA GCTAAACTGCAGACGTCAGAGATAGCTGCTGCAATTAACGAGTTTAGATCCCGCCACCTATCTGAGCTTACTGAG CTTTGTGAGGCAAGTGGAAGCTCTCTTGGTTACGGATTTACTCGAGTTAGTAAAACGAAGCCTCAACCTTCAGACTCTTCCGACGAGAACCAATTCAATGGAGGAGCATTGGCAATATGA
- the LOC142539470 gene encoding K(+) efflux antiporter 2, chloroplastic-like isoform X3 produces the protein MSKHVSLPHCQGNDSIAYVNDNARDIELIDSGNNGASLVSDVSKERSGKEEIESLGSDELKELLQKALKDLEVARSNSIMFEEKAQSISEAAIALKDEAVKAWDDVNISLGNIQDIVNEEAIAKEGVHKAMTRLSLAEVKLQTAVDSLKILKENNDSPQELRESASDDENGVKQSSSSTEDEETFLAAKDEIRECRNHLDNCDFQLKRLQNRKEESQKELDRLNDVAEQAQIRVSKAEEDVTNIMLLAEQAVSCELKATQNVDDADIALQRAVKKLASSKGDAVDSAAEDRIAEEISQEKSEDGILEEQEVLAEVAEILEPLPRGQSEELILSDPSDRENEKLSLDIPKDPEADTEKLKTIKSKIQEIQKEATREGSPLTSPKALIKKSSRFFSASFFSSIEGDEFTPASVFHVLVESARKQLPKLVFGSLLVGAGFAFYIQRGGRVAQLFQQPDIISTSVDEVSATAKPLVPRIEQLRHKMKKLVKMLPHQEINEEEASLFDMLWLLLASVIFVPLFLKIPGGSPVLGYLAAGILIGPYGLSIIHNVHETKAIAEFGVVFLLFNIGLELSVERLSSMKKYVFGLGSAQVLVTAVVAGLLAHFVAGQPSPAAIVIGNGLALSSTAVVLQVLQERGESTSRHGRATFSVLLFQDLAVVVLLILIPLLSPSSSKGGVGFQAIAEALGLAAIKAVVAISAIIAGGRLLLRPIYKQIAENQNAEIFSANTLLVILGTSLLTARAGLSMALGAFLAGLLLAETEFSLQVESDIAPYRGLLLGLFFMTVGMSIDPKLLVSNFPVVTGALGLLIVGKTILVVLVGRIFGISIVSAIRVGLLLAPGGEFAFVAFGEAVNQGIMSTQMSSLLFLVVGISMALTPWLAAGGQLIASRFELHDVRSLLPVESETDDLRDHIIICGFGRVGQIIAQLLSERLIPFVALDVRSDRVAVGRALDLPVYFGDAGSREVLHKIGAERACAAAVTLDSPGANYRTVWALSKYFPNVKTFVRAHDVDHGLNLEKAGATAVVPETLEPSLQLAAAVLAQAKLQTSEIAAAINEFRSRHLSELTELCEASGSSLGYGFTRVSKTKPQPSDSSDENQFNGGALAI, from the exons atgtcaaAGCATGTTAGTTTGCCTCATTGTCAGGGGAATGATTCGATTGCTTATGTAAATGATAATGCTAGAGACATTGAATTGATTGATAGTGGCAATAATGGAGCTAGCCTTGTGTCTGATGTTTCCAAAGAAAGATCAGGGAAAGAAGAAATTGAGAGTCTTGGTTCGGATGAATTGAAGGAGCTGCTCCAGAAGGCACTGAAAGATTTGGAAGTTGCGAGGTCTAATAGTATCATGTTTGAGGAAAAAGCCCAGAGTATATCAGAAGCTGCTATAGCACTTAAAGATGAAGCTGTAAAGGCTTGGGACGACGTAAATATTTCTCTTGGTAATATTCAAGATATAGTGAATGAAGAGGCTATTGCTAAGGAAGGCGTTCATAAAGCAATGACACGCCTTTCTTTGGCTGAGGTAAAACTCCAAACGGCAGTTGATTCACTGAAAATCCTGAAAGAGAACAACGATTCTCCTCAAGAATTGAGAGAAAGTGCTTCAGATGATGAAAATGGagtcaaacaatcaagttcgtCGACGGAAGATGAGGAAACATTTTTGGCAGCCAAGGATGAAATAAGAGAGTGTCGCAATCATTTAGACAATTGTGATTTTCAGCTCAAAAGGTTACAAAACAGGAAAGAGGAGTCGCAAAAGGAATTGGACAGGCTGAACGATGTTGCAGAGCAGGCACAGATTAGAGTGTCTAAAGCAGAGGAAGATGTTACAAACATCATGCTTCTTGCCGAGCAAGCAGTTTCGTGTGAACTGAAGGCCACACAAAACGTTGATGATGCTGATATTGCATTACAGAGAGCCGTAAAGAAACTTGCCTCTTCCAAGGGTGATGCTGTAGATTCTGCAGCTGAGGACAGAATTGCTGAAGAGATATCTCAAGAAAAATCTGAAGACGGCATTCTTGAGGAACAAGAAGTGCTAGCTGAAGTTGCTGAGATACTTGAACCTTTACCACGTGGCCAGTCAGAGGAACTAATCTTGTCAGATCCGAGTGACAGAGAGAACGAAAAGTTGAGCCTGGACATTCCAAAAGACCCTGAAGCAGATACAGAGAAGTTGAAAACAATTAAAAGTAAGATACAGGAAATACAGAAAGAAGCAACAAGAGAGGGTTCACCTTTGACCTCTCCAAAAGCATTGATAAAAAAATCCTCTCGTTTCTTTTCAGCCTCATTTTTCTCTTCTATAGAGGGGGATGAGTTCACGCCAGCTTCAGTTTTTCACGTTCTTGTAGAGTCTGCTAGAAAGCAACTTCCAAAGTTGGTGTTTGGGTCCCTACTTGTTGGAGCTGG TTTTGCCTTCTATATCCAACGGGGTGGAAGGGTTGCTCAGCTATTTCAGCAGCCAGATATTATCAGTACCAGTGTTGATGAAGTATCAGCTACTGCAAAGCCTCTAGTTCCACGCATTGAACAGCTTCGCCATAAAATGAAGAAACTGGTCAAAATGCTTCCTCACCAAGAG ATAAATGAGGAGGAAGCTTCCTTATTTGACATGCTGTGGTTACTACTTGCCAGTGTTATATTCGTACCACTTTTCCTGAAAATTCCTGGAG GCAGTCCTGTTCTTGGATACTTGGCTGCTGGAATCTTAATTGGACCGTATGGTCTATCTATTATCCATAATGTACACGAAACGAAGGCAATAGCTGAGTTTGGAGTTGTCTTCTTGTTATTCAATATTGGTCTTGAG CTCTCTGTTGAAAGGCTGAgttccatgaaaaaatatgttTTCGGATTGGGTTCTGCTCAG GTCTTGGTGACAGCTGTTGTTGCTGGCCTGTTAGCTCATTTTGTTGCTGGTCAGCCTAGTCCTGCTGCAATTGTCATTGGGAACGGCCTTGCATTATCTTCAACTGCTGTTGTCTTGCAG GTCCTGCAGGAACGTGGTGAGAGCACATCACGCCATGGCCGAGCCACTTTTTCTGTTTTACTCTTTCAG GACTTGGCTGTGGTAGTTTTGCTTATCCTGATTCCACTTTTATCACCAAGTTCATCTAAAGGAGGG GTTGGTTTCCAAGCCATTGCCGAAGCACTTGGATTGGCAGCCATCAAGGCAGTTGTAGCTATCTCAGCAATAATTGCTGGAGGCCGCTTG CTTCTTCGCCCGATTTATAAGCAAATTGCGGAGAATCAAAATGCAGAAATTTTTTCTGCAAATACTCTTCTTGTTATCCTGGGGACTAGTCTCCTAACTGCCAGG GCTGGCCTTTCCATGGCTTTGGGAGCATTTTTGGCTGGTTTGCTTTTAGCAGAAACCGAATTTTCATTGCAGGTTGAATCTGACATTGCTCCATACCGTGGTCTTCTATTGGGTCTCTTTTTCATGACG GTTGGGATGTCCATTGATCCAAAACTTCTAGTTTCTAACTTTCCAGTTGTTACTGGAGCATTAGGACTTCTAATAGTCGGCAAGACAATCTTGGTTGTGCTAGTTGGCAGGATTTTTGGCATTTCAATTGTATCAGCAATAAGAGTTGGTCTTCTACTTGCCCCGGGTGGAGAATTTGCCTTTGTAGCTTTTGGTGAAGCAGTTAATCAG GGTATAATGTCTACACAAATGTCGTCGTTGCTTTTTCTTGTGGTTGGAATTTCCATGGCCCTCACACCATGGTTAGCTGCTGGAGGCCAATTGATTGCCTCACGGTTTGAGCTACATGACGTCCGGAGTTTATTGCCTGTGGAAAGTGAG ACAGATGATTTGCGAGATCATATAATTATATGTGGTTTTGGACGAGTTGGTCAG ATTATAGCACAGCTTCTTTCTGAAAGATTAATTCCATTTGTTGCACTTGATGTCAGAAG CGACCGAGTTGCTGTTGGTCGAGCACTTGACCTTCCTGTATATTTTGGTGATGCTGGTAGTCGAGAG GTCCTTCACAAGATTGGAGCCGAAAGAGCATGTGCTGCGGCTGTAACTTTAGATAGTCCTGGAGCAAATTATAGAACAGTTTGGGCTCTGAGCAAGTATTTTCCCAATGTTAAAACATTTGTCCGTGCTCATGACGTTGATCATGGCCTCAACTTAGAAAAGGCTGGAGCAACAGCG GTTGTCCCCGAGACTTTGGAACCAAGTTTGCAGTTAGCAGCTGCTGTCCTTGCACAA GCTAAACTGCAGACGTCAGAGATAGCTGCTGCAATTAACGAGTTTAGATCCCGCCACCTATCTGAGCTTACTGAG CTTTGTGAGGCAAGTGGAAGCTCTCTTGGTTACGGATTTACTCGAGTTAGTAAAACGAAGCCTCAACCTTCAGACTCTTCCGACGAGAACCAATTCAATGGAGGAGCATTGGCAATATGA